Part of the Oncorhynchus mykiss isolate Arlee chromosome 12, USDA_OmykA_1.1, whole genome shotgun sequence genome, TGGAAGCTCTTTTCAGTCGTAAGAGACTGTAGCAGCAACTTTATGtacaaataagttacaaacaatgcgaataAACACaacagcacagttggttaggagcccttaaaacggcagccatcccctccggaaCCTATATATCATtatatcctgactagtctcccagttcctgcctctgaaaaacatccccacaacaaaggtctacccagacccctcttttacactgctgctactctctgttcattatctatgcatagtcactttaactctacctacatgtacatattacctgaatTACATTGACTAACcagtgccggtaccccctgtatacagcctcgctattgttgttttactgctgctttttaattatttgttacttttattttctatttatccattttttttacttaaccaacaatgcagttctaagaaaaataagtgttaagggcttgtaagtaagaatttcactgtaagtattacgcctgttgtattcggcgcatgtgacatacaattttatttgattcgatgctgccaccaccatgcattaccgtagggatggtgccaggtttcctcaagacgtgacacttggcattcaggccaaagagttcaatcttggtttcatcagaccagagaatcttgtatcttatgttctgagagtcctttatgtgcctttggcaaactctctaagcgggctgtcaggtgccttttactgaggagtggcttctgttttgccactctaccataaaggcctgattggtggagtgctgcatggctggttatccttctggaaggttctcccatctccacagaggaactctggagctctgtcagagtaaccattgggttcttggtcacctccctgaccatggcccttctcctccaattgctcagtttggccaggcggctagctgttggaagagtcttggtggttccaaacttcttatgGCTGTAGCGGcaagggcagtattgagtagcttggatgaaaggtgccctgcttaagtactgcagtgcatctcctcctcatggactgcaccagatgtgccaattgctgtgagatgttaccccactcttccacccaaggcacctgcaagttcccggacatttctggggggaatgggcctagccctcaccctccgatccaacaggttccagatgtgctcaatgggattgagatccgggctcttcgctggccatggcagaacactgacattcctgtcttgcaggaaatcacacacagaacgagcagtatggctggtggcattgtcatgctggagggtcatgtcaggatgagcctgcaggaagggtatcacatgagggaggaggttgtcttacctgtaacgcacagcgttaagattgcctgcaatgacaacaagctcagtccgatgatgctgtgacacaccgccccagaccatggcgGACCCTCCacatccaaatcgatcccgcttcagagtacaggccacGGTTTAACtctcattcctttgatgataaacgAGTATCTGACCgacacccctggtgagacaaaaccacgactcgttagtgaagagcactttttgccagtcctgccagcgacggtgggtttgtgcccataggtgacgttgttgccagtgatgtctggtgagaacctgccttacaacaggcctacaagccctcagtccagcctctctcagcctattgcggacagtctgagcactgatggagagattgttcctggtgtaactcgggcagttgttgttgcaattctgtacctgtcccgcaggtgtgctcttcagatgtaccgatcctgtgcagatgttgttacacgtggcctgccactgcaaggacgatcagctgtccgttctgtctccctgtagcgctgtcttaggcatctcacagtacggacattgacatttattgctctggccacatctgcagcatgcctaaggcacgttcacgcagatgagcagggaccctgggcacctttcttttggtgtttttcggAGTCAGTagaaggcctctttagtgtcctaagttttcataactgtgaccttaagacactaacagcttacagacgctAGGCAAaaaacgaccgttccacaggtgcatgttcattaattgtttattgttcattgaataagcatgggaaacagtgtttaaacccttatcagtgaagatctgtgaagttatttggatttttacgaattgtctttgaaagacagggtcctgaaaaagggacgtttttttgttgttgctgagtttataatctATATGACAATAATACAACCTTAGCTAGCAATAGGCGGAGTCGAGCTACTACCATATTGCGTACAGTATCCATGATGTGACTAGGATGTCAGGCAGTGAACTCATCTGTCCACAAGATGGAGATATTTATGTTCCTTGCTTTTTTATACCTCTATAGAAACTTCCATCAGAATGGTGACGGGACGGTCGAGGAGATCAGCTTTGAGGAGTTCCTTGTGGTGATGTCCCACTTCAGACCTCCAGCACTGAAcatgacagaggaacagagagagaaggtcagGAGGGAGAAACTCCGCTGTGAGTACCGTTATTAAAATGTTACAGTGTGGACTGGTGTTAAGATGGATGTTTTGCATTATATTATAGTTTCACTACCAAATGTAACACTGTGCTGAAATTGATATAATAATATCTAAAAATGAAATGGATATAATAATTCTTTGTGTGTCTCTTTCGGGACACACAACAGGTGCGTAAATACATACATGAATCACAAGCAATAACTACAGCAGACAGCACATGTGGATTCAGTTCCTTGTTAATTCCTTATTAGCTTGTGTACTTTCTACAATGACATTCAGAACACTGTACACGGTTTGATGTGTACTATGGCTCGCTCTTTGACTGGAATCCAGAAAAGGAATCCATTATCTGTAAACGTTCTGCTGGGATAGCAGGTACGCATACAACAGATCTGTATCCCATTTACAGCATTATTCAGCAAATGCTTGACAGTGATGCCTCATGACACATGCAGGTAAGCCTTTGGTAAGCAAATTGTAAAGAGTTTGTGTAAGATTTTCCTTGTTTTCTTTCCCAGTCCTGTTTAACATGCACGACACAGACAACGATGGAACAATCACTCTGGAGGAGTATCGACATGTAAGCCATTGCCCAGCCCtgtctttcaaatactttatctgcCTATCACTATGAATTGTAACCATGACTGCCTTTCCTCTGAGTGTACTGTAGGTAGTGGAGGAGCTGCTGTCTCGGAGTGGAGCCCTGGGAAAGGAAACGGCAAAAGGAATAGCAGATGCTGCCATGCTGGAGGTAGCCAGTATTTCCATGGGTCACATGGTACGGCTGGTTTTTTACAACATCTTGTGAATGTTGTTTTCCTCACTCTGAGTTTTAGATCTGGAATCAGCTGCTATATGACATCTGactattattaaaaaaaaattcaaTACCATATCCAATAATCTCGTTCTCAGGAACCAGATGAGTTTTACGAGGGGATCACTTTTGAACATTTTCTAAAGGTTTGTTATAAAACATATTATTTTGTGTCtaataatatttttatttttgggggtAAAAGTCATGGCTATAGTTTTATTTTTAAAAGTATAGATTATTTAAGTGTGCTTCGCTGGAGAGCCCATTAAATCATCACTGTTCTTTAAAGGCGTGATCTGCACTCCTTACAtccatttttttacttttaaattaaCAATATATGCCCATTGATTAATgaagattataaactgggtggttggagaactgaatgctgattggctgacaactgttgtatatcagaccatatagcatgggtatgacaaaactgcTCTaactacgttggtaaccagtttataatagcaataatataccacggctaagggctgtatccaggtacTCTGCGTTATaacagctcttagccgtggtatattggccttattgcttaattataactTTTAAATGCCTCATGACCTTAGTTCAACTCTCACATCCCattagaacccaaaatataagcttgttttacaccattgtttgtaaacaaatactgtatagcatcaaaacatggttaaaactataattttaatTTCTGGTggctggtcagtccttgcatctatagCTCTGTCTTTGAAAATCtaaagtggttacatttctccagccctatcTCTCTGCTGTTTGACAAGACTGCAGATTGTCCCTTTAACACAAACAATAGCAGCAAAATTGTTGTTCTTGTTATTAAAGTACACAATAGTTTAAGGTATTGTCAGAGTTTAGTAACTAAGTACTATACTGGTAGTAAAACAACATTTTCTTTTCAGATACTGAAAGATATTGAGATCGAGACGAAAATGAACATTCGCTTTTTGAATATGGACACGACGACCCTGTGCAAGTGAGGATCTTCCACTTGATTTTATTACTATGATGCACAAGCACTCTTCTATGGTCTTTTTATTTAGTGGCCAGTTAGGGCATACTTTACCTTCTCAGACCAACTATTACAAAGCTCTGTTTAATAGTTTTGGGTGACGGTTTGAGCTTCTACTATTTATTAGCCTCTAACACACACTTTATGTTTTTACAAATTTATTGGCTAAAAAAATATTTATGTGCAACTATGCAAATATACACAGATTAGCAGTAGGTATGTTATGAATTTAGCATGCCTGTATCTATCATATTTTATGCAAGAGTATTCACAATGCTCTAAATGCCATGAATCAATAATAAATTCAATAATAATGCAACAATCCAGTAATAACAATGTAATAAGCCAGTAATAAAGCGATAGCAGCTCCATGATTGAAGTGAATGCAATTTACCTCCTAGTATATCTAGGGCACTGTGTGGAATAAGCTACAAACATTTGCACGTCTCTTCTATACCGTCATGCACACCTAAACTGTTTTGCTGTTTGGAATCAAAACAGGTTAGAATTTCCATGTTCATTAAAAAGTCACTGACCAATAGAAACAAAGTACTTATTTCCAAAGTTTAACTGACCAGCCTAGCAGTATAGCATACTGCACATGTCCTGTGGCAAGACCCTCCTCATATTGAGATAGTAGTTTCAAGTAAAATGTGCGTTAGACTTGTGCAAATGTTTTAAGAATCAAGCCCACACAAACACGCATTTGTTGACTGTTAGAAATGGGAACAATGATATGCAACTTGTCTGTGCTGCCCTCTAGAGACCAAAGAATGTGAAGTCTATCCCATTCCCACATTTAATCATCTCTATACTGCCTATTTTATTTTTTGGTTtgcatgtgtttgatgccattccatttgctccattcctgccatttattatgagccgtcctcccctcagcagcctcctgtggactAAATGGCATGCATTCATTGAATTAATTTGGCCTTAATCCGTTGCAGATCAAATGTATTTTAAGTAGGCACCAGCAAATACTGCAGCCTGCCGATATCTTGTTGCATCTACAGATTTTTAGCATGTCTTGGTGTTTGAATTTCCATACACACTGTATATTTGTACTGTAAAATACGATATTTTCATTCCGATTTGGGATGTTATTGTAGCAAGGAATAATGTAAATGATGTGGCCTTCTCTTTTTATTGAGAACATTAAAATAGGAAACCGCTCACCAAAAGTGTATCATTTTTGAATGATTATGTACTGTAGGAATTGGAGTGTTTAGTTTTGCTTTTAAGAAAATAATTGTATTATCAGACAGCCTTGGAGAAGGATCTATAATGAAACTTGAATTTGCTTTGTAATCAAGTGGGGGCAGCACATAGCCTTGGGGCTAGAGGCGTGAGCCAgcaaccggggggggggggggggggttccgctTTGGGCTGAATGTGTCAAtgttttggaggggggggggggttccgctTTGGGCTGAATGTGTCAAtgttttggaggggggggggggttccgctTTGGGCTGAATGTGTCAATGTTTTGTTCATTTGAAATCGACTGTTTTTCTGGAAgctttatatattatattagttggACCTTGTTTGGaattgaccaataaagtgatATTAATCATAGTGAATTTATGTAATTACCTTCTAAAAAACCTTTAAAGACATTCTCTGTATCTTTGGTGACTCTGTACTTTTTAAAACTTTCCGCTTTGGGCTGAATGTGTCAATGTTTTGTTcatatgagcagaattactgtcttaaCTCACAAGCCAcagaaatccctagtttgaaatcAACTGTTTTTCTGGAAGCTATGCTgtgccattttccctacatttaCCCCCATGTGGGCTAGCCCACAAGCAATTTGAGTTCTGGCCGATGAGCTTCAGACCCTCGCCACACAGCGGCGCGAGAGAGTACTGATGTGgtgctcaaatcaaattttattttcagaatacaacacgcacacactggcaatccttacagtgaagtgcttacttacaagctcttaaccaacaatgcagtttaaaaaaaataccccccaaaaagtaagagataagaataacaaataattaaagtgcagcagtaaataacaatagcggggttacattatatacaggggtaccagtacagagtcaatgtgcggggacaccggtattgaggtaatatatacatgtatacatgtaggggggggggggggacaatgcaaatagtcttggtagctgttcaggagacttatggcttgggggtagaagctggttagaagcctcttggacctagacttggagctctggTACAgtttgccatgtggtagcagagagaacagtatatgactagggtggcttgagtctttggcaatttttaagaccttcctctgacaccgcctggtatagaggtcctggatggcaggaagcttggccccggtgatgtactgggccgtacgcactaccctctgtagtgccttgtggtcggaggctgatgcaacccgtcaggatgctctcgatggtgcagctgtaaaaccttttagaggacccatgccaaatcttttcagtcccctgagggggaataggttctGTTGTgcactcttcatgactgtcttggtgtgcttggaccatgtttgtttgtttgtttggtgatgtggacgccaagaaacttgaagctctcaacctgctccactacagccccgtcgatgagaatgggggcgtgctcgatcctctttttcctgtagtccacaatcatctcttcaTAAATGTGACGTATTAAGCAATTttcagggaccacttttggctcgtgggCACTACTTTCAGAGCTActggctgacaaggtaaaaatgtaccccggtag contains:
- the LOC110537175 gene encoding calcineurin B homologous protein 3 isoform X1, encoding MGALQSLSDEPEYRELAEKTGFSFEQIGILHKRFKQLSHNEDMLRRADLDTIPDLACNPIRTQIIEAFFDKRNFHQNGDGTVEEISFEEFLVVMSHFRPPALNMTEEQREKVRREKLRFLFNMHDTDNDGTITLEEYRHVVEELLSRSGALGKETAKGIADAAMLEVASISMGHMEPDEFYEGITFEHFLKILKDIEIETKMNIRFLNMDTTTLCK
- the LOC110537175 gene encoding calcineurin B homologous protein 3 isoform X2 → MGALQSLSDEPEYRELAEKTGFSFEQIGILHKRFKQLSHNEDMLRRADLDTIPDLACNPIRTQIIEAFFDKRNFHQNGDGTVEEISFEEFLVVMSHFRPPALNMTEEQREKVRREKLRFLFNMHDTDNDGTITLEEYRHCTVGSGGAAVSEWSPGKGNGKRNSRCCHAGGSQYFHGSHGTR